The Setaria viridis chromosome 6, Setaria_viridis_v4.0, whole genome shotgun sequence genome contains a region encoding:
- the LOC117861106 gene encoding small ribosomal subunit protein uS3x produces MATQISKKKKFVSDGVFYAELNEMLTRELAEDGYSGVEVRVTPMRTEIIIRATRTQNVLGEKGRRIRELTSVVQKRFNFPENGVELYAEKVVNRGLCAIAQAESLRYKLLGGLAVRRACYGVLRFVMESGAKGCEVIVSGKLRAQRAKSMKFKDGYMISSGQPVNEYIDSAVRHVLLRQGVLGIKVKIMLDWDPKGKLGPITPLPDLVTIHAPKEEDELRPPVLVPEV; encoded by the exons ATGGCGACCCAGatcagcaagaagaagaag TTCGTCAGCGATGGTGTGTTCTACGCGGAGCTGAACGAGATGCTGACGCGGGAGCTCGCGGAGGACGGCTACTCCGGCGTGGAGGTGCGCGTCACCCCGATGCGCACGGAGATCATCATCCGCGCCACGCGCACCCAGAACGTGCTCGGCGAGAAGGGCCGCAGGATCAGGGAGCTCACCTCCGTCGTCCAGAAGCGGTTCAACTTCCCCGAGAACGGTGTCGAGCTCTACGCCGAGAAGGTCGTCAACCGCGGTCTCTGCGCCATCGCGCAGGCTGAGTCCCTCCGCTACAAGCTTCTCGGAGGCCTCGCCGTCCGCAG GGCTTGCTACGGTGTTCTTCGCTTTGTTATGGAGAGTGGTGCCAAGGGTTGTGAG GTGATCGTGAGTGGAAAGCTCAGGGCCCAAAGAGCCAAGTCCATGAAGTTCAAGGATGGCTACATGATCTCCTCTGGTCAGCCAGTGAACGAGTACATTGACTCTGCTGTCAGACACGTCCTTCTCAGACAG GGTGTTCTTGGCATCAAGGTGAAGATTATGCTTGACTGGGACCCGAAGGGCAAGCTTGGTCCGATCACCCCTCTGCCGGACCTGGTGACCATCCACGCCcccaaggaggaggatgagctgCGCCCTCCGGTCCTGGTCCCTGAGGTCTAA